In Gimesia panareensis, the genomic window ACATCACACATTCAGGGTAGAGAAGAGAGCATTCATGTTTGATCGCGACAAGCTGATCGAGTTGTTTCGGGAGCGGGCTTTAAAATTCGGCGACTTCACGCTGGCCTCGGGTAAAAAGAGCACTTATTACCTCGACGGGAAACAGGTGGTTCTGCATTCACACGGTCTGCGTCTGGTCAGTGCCGGGCTGCTGGAAATGCTGGAAGATGTCGAATTCGACGCGATCGGCGGAATGTCGATCGGAGCCGACCCGATCGTGGCTGGTGTGCTGGCGGTCGCCGCCGAGCAGGGAAAATCGCTGAACGGGTTCATGGTCCGCAAAGAACCCAAGGGGCACGGTACGAATAAATATGTCGAAGGTCCCGTGCAGCCGGGCGATAAGGTGGTGATCGTGGATGACGTGATTACGACCGCCGGCAGTGCACTGCTGTCTGTCGATCGGGCAGAAGAGTTCGGTTGCAAGGTCGTGCAGGCGCTGGGCGTGGTCGACCGTCTGCAGGGTGGGGCTGCCAACTTTGCCAAACGCGATATCCCCTTTAAGGCACTGCTCTCGATTCGCGATTTCGGCATTGAGCCCCCCGCGGAAGATCAGTGATCTCTATATAAATCTTCATTGCTTTGATGAAAGAATGATCTCTCATGACGAATTCCATTCGCTACGACGATTCCGCCGCCCGAAAACTGATTGATGGCAAGTGGTATGAAGAACTGCAGCCGGCGCTGCTGGCCGCCCGTGAGGAAATGTTAAAAGACATTGAACTGCTGGGCAGCGATGCGATTCCCGCAGAGAAGCAGCCCCTGGATGCGGGCTTCCAGAATCTGCCTCAACAGCTGCTGGACGAATACGAGGCCCAGGGGGCCGAGAGTCTGCTGGGACGCATCGAAACAAAGGCTGCGGAATTACGTGAGCAGTCGGACCGGTTCGTCGTGCTGGGGATCGGCGGTTCTTACATGGGAATGCGGGCGCTGTTCGAAGCGTTGTGCCATCCTCTGCATAATGAACTGACTCGCGAACAGCGGGGTGGCGTGCCTCGTCTGTATTTCGAAGGGAACAACGTCGACAACGATTCGGTAACGGCCCTGCGGGAACTGCTGGAGACGGGCTGCCAGGATCCGCAAGATGTGTTGCAACGCTGGAGCCTGACGGTGATCAGTAAATCCGGGGGTACTCTGGAAACGGCACTCGGCTTCCGCCTGTTCCGCGAGGCGCTCGAAGCGTATTACGGAGCCGATTCTGAAGAGAGCCGGTCGCTGGTCGTGCCGATCACCGGGCTGGAAGGCAAGCTGCGGAACTTCTCCAATCACAAAGGGTATCCGGAAGTCTTCCCGATTCCCGACAATGTGGGCGGGCGGTTTTCGGTCTTCACATCGGTCGGTCTGTTCCCCGCTGCCGTGCTGGGCGTGGATTTGAAACAACTGCTGCAGGGAGCCGCGGACATGACCCGGCGGTTTAACTCGGAGCCGATGGGGGACAACCCGGTGCTGGATTACACGGCTACCTGTCACCTGTTCGAGCGGGAGAAGAACATTTCGATGCGGATTCTGTCGACCTGGGGCAAACGACTGGAAGCGCTGGGGCTGTGGTACGATCAGCTGCTGGCGGAAAGCCTGGGTAAAGAAGAAAAGGGGGCCACGCCTCTGACCGTGGTCAACACCCGCGACCTGCACAGCCGGGGACAGCAGCACCAGGAAGGGGTGCGCGACAAGCTGATCACGAACGTGATCGTGGAACGTGCAGGAACGGAAC contains:
- the pyrE gene encoding orotate phosphoribosyltransferase, yielding MFDRDKLIELFRERALKFGDFTLASGKKSTYYLDGKQVVLHSHGLRLVSAGLLEMLEDVEFDAIGGMSIGADPIVAGVLAVAAEQGKSLNGFMVRKEPKGHGTNKYVEGPVQPGDKVVIVDDVITTAGSALLSVDRAEEFGCKVVQALGVVDRLQGGAANFAKRDIPFKALLSIRDFGIEPPAEDQ
- a CDS encoding glucose-6-phosphate isomerase, coding for MTNSIRYDDSAARKLIDGKWYEELQPALLAAREEMLKDIELLGSDAIPAEKQPLDAGFQNLPQQLLDEYEAQGAESLLGRIETKAAELREQSDRFVVLGIGGSYMGMRALFEALCHPLHNELTREQRGGVPRLYFEGNNVDNDSVTALRELLETGCQDPQDVLQRWSLTVISKSGGTLETALGFRLFREALEAYYGADSEESRSLVVPITGLEGKLRNFSNHKGYPEVFPIPDNVGGRFSVFTSVGLFPAAVLGVDLKQLLQGAADMTRRFNSEPMGDNPVLDYTATCHLFEREKNISMRILSTWGKRLEALGLWYDQLLAESLGKEEKGATPLTVVNTRDLHSRGQQHQEGVRDKLITNVIVERAGTEPVAVPVVPEEENQDQLNKLEGKTVPDVLSAAIEGTNRAYADVNRPTADLILPTLDAYTVGQTLQMLMLATVLEGRLIDINPYGQPGVEAYKKNMQEVLSR